From Pseudomonadota bacterium, one genomic window encodes:
- a CDS encoding bifunctional (p)ppGpp synthetase/guanosine-3',5'-bis(diphosphate) 3'-pyrophosphohydrolase, protein MIRITDIIDKVNAYNPDADLDILDRAYVYSARVHDGQVRLSGEPYLSHPLEVAGILADMRLDVISIAAGLLHDVIEDTHATVEEIKEIFGEEVLHIVSGVTKLSKIPFSDSHVREAESIRKMLLAMADDIRVVLIKLADRLHNMRTLQYQTKEKRIKIAQETLDIYTPIAARLGIYWIKQDLENIAFMNIYPDEFLIIKNQVSKDKEDREKYVETVKDFIRKKMDENNIKCEVSGRYKNYYSIFQKMNNQNLTFEQIYDIIAFRIILDTIPKCYEALGLVHALWKPIAHKFKDYIGFPKPNMYQSLHTTVVGPIGERIEIQIRTWEMDKIARSGIAAHWGYKEGKQIDENVSNKFSWIQNLVDNQKETNDPVEFLENVRIDLYPDEVYVFTPKGAIKSLPKGATPVDFAFQIHTEVGNQCSGAKVNGRMVPLSYELQTGNIIEIITSKGHHPSKDWLKFVKTVKARARIRQWIKTQEKDRSITLGREICEKAFRKERLNFSALIKTEEMGKVVDQLGFKTVDDLVESVGYGKTTPLQIVRKFISRPEEENDESILDKLIGKVKKKKQVSGVVVKGFDDILIKFGKCCQPVPGDPITGYITQGYGVTVHRTICANALTMNPERQIDVEWNIDSSEFYPVKIHIAAYDRVGLLADIASNISKNAANILSANSVTKENKIVDSFFTLTIKDTDHLKKLLSEMKKIKLIIDAKRINE, encoded by the coding sequence ATGATCAGAATTACAGATATAATTGATAAGGTTAACGCTTATAATCCTGATGCCGATCTTGATATACTTGACCGCGCCTATGTATATTCAGCAAGGGTTCATGATGGCCAGGTACGTTTATCGGGAGAGCCATATCTTTCACATCCTCTTGAGGTAGCCGGGATTCTTGCTGATATGAGGCTGGATGTTATAAGTATCGCTGCAGGTTTATTGCATGATGTTATTGAGGATACACATGCTACCGTTGAAGAAATAAAAGAGATTTTCGGAGAAGAAGTCTTACACATTGTTTCAGGTGTAACAAAACTAAGCAAAATCCCTTTTAGCGATTCACATGTTCGCGAAGCTGAGAGCATAAGAAAAATGTTGCTTGCTATGGCTGACGATATAAGAGTAGTATTAATAAAACTTGCCGATCGCCTCCATAATATGAGAACCCTTCAATACCAAACCAAAGAAAAAAGAATAAAAATAGCTCAGGAAACCCTTGATATATATACTCCGATAGCGGCCCGTCTTGGAATATACTGGATAAAGCAGGATCTTGAAAATATCGCATTTATGAACATTTATCCGGATGAGTTTTTAATAATAAAAAATCAGGTAAGTAAAGATAAAGAGGACCGCGAAAAATATGTTGAAACTGTTAAGGATTTCATCCGGAAAAAAATGGATGAAAACAACATAAAATGCGAAGTGTCGGGCAGGTATAAAAATTACTATAGCATATTCCAGAAGATGAATAATCAGAACCTCACTTTTGAACAGATTTATGATATCATTGCATTCAGAATAATTTTAGATACGATTCCAAAATGTTATGAGGCTTTAGGGCTTGTGCATGCTTTATGGAAACCCATAGCTCATAAGTTTAAAGATTATATCGGTTTCCCAAAACCGAATATGTATCAGTCGTTGCATACTACTGTTGTTGGCCCGATAGGCGAGCGTATCGAAATACAGATCAGAACATGGGAAATGGACAAAATTGCCAGGTCCGGAATTGCAGCGCATTGGGGCTACAAAGAGGGAAAGCAAATTGACGAAAATGTGAGTAATAAATTCTCATGGATACAAAATCTTGTAGATAATCAGAAAGAAACCAATGACCCGGTTGAATTTCTTGAAAATGTCCGCATAGACCTTTATCCGGATGAGGTTTATGTGTTTACTCCTAAAGGAGCTATCAAATCACTTCCTAAAGGGGCTACACCTGTTGATTTTGCTTTTCAGATACATACCGAGGTCGGCAATCAGTGTTCAGGGGCAAAAGTAAACGGGCGTATGGTTCCGTTAAGTTATGAACTTCAAACAGGAAATATTATTGAGATAATAACATCCAAGGGTCATCATCCAAGCAAGGACTGGCTTAAGTTTGTAAAAACGGTCAAAGCAAGGGCAAGAATAAGGCAATGGATTAAAACTCAGGAAAAAGATCGCAGCATAACACTTGGACGTGAAATATGCGAAAAAGCTTTTAGAAAAGAGCGTTTGAATTTTTCGGCTCTTATAAAAACAGAAGAGATGGGCAAGGTTGTTGATCAATTAGGGTTTAAAACCGTAGATGATTTGGTTGAAAGTGTAGGTTATGGAAAAACCACTCCGCTCCAGATTGTAAGAAAATTTATATCAAGACCGGAGGAGGAAAATGATGAATCAATATTAGATAAATTAATAGGAAAGGTAAAAAAGAAAAAGCAGGTATCAGGTGTTGTTGTTAAAGGATTTGATGATATTTTAATAAAATTCGGAAAATGCTGTCAGCCTGTACCTGGTGATCCGATAACAGGATATATTACTCAGGGTTATGGGGTTACCGTTCACAGAACTATTTGCGCTAATGCCCTGACAATGAATCCTGAAAGACAGATAGATGTTGAGTGGAATATAGATTCATCCGAATTTTATCCGGTTAAAATTCATATTGCTGCTTATGACAGGGTTGGCCTTCTTGCAGATATTGCATCAAATATAAGCAAAAATGCCGCAAATATATTGAGTGCAAATAGTGTTACAAAGGAAAACAAAATCGTTGATTCCTTTTTTACACTTACAATTAAAGATACCGATCATTTGAAAAAATTATTATCGGAAATGAAGAAAATAAAACTCATTATAGATGCAAAGCGAATCAATGAATAA
- the rpmB gene encoding 50S ribosomal protein L28 has product MSKMCEICGKKPMAGHNVSHAHNVTNRRFNPNLQNVRAIHNGQVKKMVVCTSCIKSGLVVKAP; this is encoded by the coding sequence ATGTCTAAAATGTGTGAAATATGCGGCAAAAAACCTATGGCCGGCCATAATGTCAGTCATGCTCATAATGTAACAAACCGCAGGTTTAATCCTAATCTTCAGAACGTAAGGGCAATCCATAACGGTCAGGTTAAAAAAATGGTTGTCTGTACAAGTTGTATAAAATCAGGCCTTGTGGTTAAAGCTCCATAG
- a CDS encoding outer membrane protein assembly factor BamD, with protein sequence MNDKIKYVILLFLVIAIACQGCASIDTKKDKPAKEYADEGMESYNDKDYKYAIESFQKIKDWYPFSKYSVLADLKIADSHYKLKQYNEAVAAYEEFEKLHPANESVPYVIFQTGLCYFEQVNTPDRQQATARKTIETFNRLNKLFPKNEYSLKTSTYINKCYKSIAKSELGIGLFYYKSKHYKAALHRFKNVITRYPDTGAHHEAITYIAKCETAIIKK encoded by the coding sequence GTGAATGATAAAATCAAATACGTAATTTTGTTATTTTTGGTTATAGCTATTGCCTGCCAGGGATGTGCATCTATTGATACCAAGAAAGATAAACCTGCTAAAGAATACGCAGATGAAGGTATGGAATCTTATAATGATAAAGACTACAAATATGCTATAGAGTCTTTTCAAAAAATAAAAGACTGGTATCCTTTCAGTAAATATTCAGTTCTTGCAGATCTTAAAATAGCAGATTCACATTACAAATTAAAACAATATAATGAAGCAGTTGCAGCATATGAAGAGTTTGAAAAACTTCATCCGGCTAATGAATCAGTACCATATGTGATCTTTCAGACGGGCTTGTGTTATTTTGAACAGGTCAACACTCCTGACAGGCAACAGGCAACAGCAAGAAAAACCATTGAAACATTTAATCGTTTGAATAAACTGTTTCCAAAAAATGAATACTCATTAAAAACAAGTACATATATAAATAAATGCTATAAAAGTATCGCGAAATCTGAATTAGGGATCGGCCTTTTCTATTATAAATCAAAACACTACAAGGCTGCTTTGCATCGTTTTAAGAATGTAATCACAAGATATCCCGATACAGGAGCCCACCATGAGGCTATTACATACATAGCCAAGTGTGAAACCGCCATAATAAAAAAATAG
- the trxB gene encoding thioredoxin-disulfide reductase, with translation MEKADYDLVIIGGGPAGLTAGIYAARAKLNVVLFEKLVPGGQIIITDWIENYPGFPDGISGTDLIDKMVEQAKRLGLKIESNEVLSLDLSQKVKKIILDDKEVKSHAVIIATGAHPRNLDVPGEALFHGRGISFCATCDGPFYRDKIVAAVGGGDTAVQESIFLTKFAKKVYLIHRRDSLRATKILQERAFANEKIEFIWDSVVTGIKGKNGLDKIVVENVKTKEANELAVDGCFVWIGILPNTDFIKNALELDDYGFIIANDKMETSVPGVFAAGDGRKTPLRQVATAVGDAAIAAFSAEQYIESIK, from the coding sequence ATGGAAAAAGCTGACTATGACCTTGTTATAATAGGTGGGGGTCCTGCCGGACTTACGGCCGGAATTTATGCCGCTCGTGCAAAACTCAATGTAGTTCTTTTTGAAAAACTTGTACCGGGTGGGCAGATAATAATTACCGATTGGATAGAAAATTATCCGGGCTTTCCTGATGGAATAAGCGGAACAGATCTTATTGATAAAATGGTAGAACAGGCTAAAAGGCTTGGTCTTAAGATAGAAAGCAATGAAGTACTTTCACTGGATCTTTCTCAAAAAGTTAAAAAAATAATTTTAGATGATAAAGAAGTGAAATCTCATGCTGTGATAATAGCCACCGGCGCTCATCCCAGAAACCTTGATGTGCCGGGAGAAGCTCTTTTTCATGGAAGAGGAATCTCTTTTTGTGCCACCTGCGACGGTCCGTTTTACAGAGACAAAATAGTAGCAGCTGTTGGTGGCGGGGATACTGCCGTACAGGAAAGTATATTTCTTACAAAATTTGCTAAAAAAGTATATCTTATTCACAGACGAGACAGCTTAAGAGCAACAAAGATTTTGCAGGAGCGGGCTTTTGCCAATGAAAAAATAGAATTCATTTGGGATTCTGTTGTAACCGGCATTAAGGGTAAAAACGGTCTTGATAAAATAGTTGTAGAAAATGTTAAAACAAAAGAAGCTAACGAGCTTGCTGTTGACGGATGTTTTGTATGGATTGGGATTTTACCCAATACCGATTTTATTAAAAATGCATTGGAACTTGATGATTACGGGTTCATAATAGCAAATGATAAAATGGAAACTTCGGTTCCAGGTGTTTTCGCTGCGGGCGATGGGCGAAAAACTCCTTTGCGTCAGGTTGCAACCGCTGTTGGAGATGCTGCAATAGCCGCATTTTCTGCAGAACAATATATTGAAAGCATTAAATAG
- the trxA gene encoding thioredoxin: MSEEILEISDESFESEVMQSEKPVLVDFWAPWCGPCKAIGPIVEELATDFADKVKFVKCNIDNNPLSPAKFGIKAIPTLIVFKQGKIVDQITGMTAKSKLEKTINSIL, from the coding sequence ATGTCAGAAGAAATTCTTGAAATAAGCGATGAAAGTTTTGAGTCGGAAGTCATGCAATCAGAAAAACCTGTACTGGTCGATTTTTGGGCTCCATGGTGCGGTCCATGTAAAGCTATAGGTCCCATAGTAGAAGAACTTGCCACAGATTTTGCTGATAAAGTCAAATTCGTAAAATGCAATATCGACAACAATCCTCTTTCTCCTGCAAAATTTGGAATAAAAGCAATTCCTACTCTTATTGTCTTCAAACAGGGAAAAATTGTTGATCAAATTACCGGCATGACAGCAAAGTCCAAGCTGGAAAAAACAATAAACAGCATTTTATAA
- the purN gene encoding phosphoribosylglycinamide formyltransferase yields MGNLIRIGALISGSGTNLQAIIDSCEQGMIEGEMVFVGSDNPLAKGLERASKHNIPTFEVDYDSIIKNFKKNPDSMKLPDDFEEKDVISKLSIFSENMDLQKIKKFIYTRVIAEAKLLEKMKAYPFDLLVLAGFMRNLTPYFIDRINIDPKSPRIMNIHPALLPSFPGVDGYGDTFRYGAKVGGCTVHFIDYGEDSGPIIGQRAFDINEDDTLDSIKKKGLTLEWELYPACIQQFAQNRLKIISADENMKNKNKINRRIVKILDK; encoded by the coding sequence ATGGGAAATTTAATCCGTATAGGCGCTTTAATATCAGGAAGCGGAACAAATTTGCAAGCTATAATTGATTCCTGTGAGCAGGGCATGATTGAAGGTGAAATGGTGTTTGTTGGCTCTGACAATCCTTTAGCAAAGGGTCTTGAAAGGGCCTCAAAGCATAATATCCCGACATTTGAGGTTGATTACGATTCCATTATCAAGAATTTCAAGAAAAACCCGGATAGTATGAAATTGCCAGATGATTTTGAAGAAAAGGATGTTATCTCCAAACTATCCATCTTTTCCGAAAATATGGATTTGCAGAAGATAAAGAAATTTATTTATACAAGGGTAATTGCCGAAGCAAAACTTCTTGAAAAAATGAAAGCTTATCCTTTTGACCTTTTGGTGCTTGCCGGTTTTATGCGAAATCTGACTCCATATTTTATCGACAGGATCAACATAGATCCGAAAAGTCCGCGTATTATGAACATACATCCTGCATTACTTCCTTCTTTTCCGGGTGTTGACGGTTATGGTGATACATTCCGATATGGAGCAAAAGTAGGTGGATGCACAGTTCATTTTATAGATTATGGTGAAGATTCAGGACCTATCATTGGCCAAAGAGCTTTTGATATAAATGAAGATGATACTTTAGATTCAATTAAGAAAAAGGGGCTTACTCTTGAATGGGAACTATATCCAGCATGTATTCAGCAATTTGCACAAAATCGTCTCAAAATAATCAGTGCGGATGAAAATATGAAAAACAAGAATAAAATAAATAGGAGAATTGTAAAAATTCTTGATAAATAA
- a CDS encoding pyridoxamine 5'-phosphate oxidase family protein — MAKMPKEVMDVFNDLKSTKVLATAGTLSEINVVPKGSLRAIDEETIAFADIFGGKTNKNLEINNKVAALALGAEPGVGFQVKGTFQGFLTSGKLFDKFSENAMQKKMNVKAVGTIKVDEVYTVGAPLPGKKIA, encoded by the coding sequence ATGGCTAAAATGCCCAAAGAAGTTATGGATGTATTTAATGACCTTAAAAGCACTAAAGTTCTGGCCACAGCCGGTACACTTTCGGAAATAAATGTAGTGCCAAAGGGTAGTTTAAGAGCAATAGATGAAGAAACTATAGCCTTTGCCGATATATTTGGCGGTAAAACCAATAAAAACCTGGAAATAAATAATAAAGTAGCAGCTCTTGCTCTTGGAGCGGAGCCTGGAGTAGGCTTTCAGGTCAAGGGAACATTTCAGGGATTTTTGACCAGCGGAAAACTTTTTGATAAATTTTCTGAAAATGCAATGCAAAAGAAGATGAATGTAAAAGCGGTTGGAACCATAAAAGTTGATGAGGTCTACACGGTAGGAGCGCCACTGCCCGGAAAAAAGATTGCATAA
- a CDS encoding acyl-CoA dehydrogenase family protein produces the protein MDFKLSEELQMLKDTVRDFADEKIAPFADEWDMNHYFPYNEVVKPMGELGFFGTVIPEEYGGSEMGWLAAMIVTEEIARGSSSLRVQVNMQTLGCAYTIYKYGSEELKKKYISKLVSAEYVGGFAITEPDAGSDVMAIKSIAEDKGDHWLLNGSKTWISNANVGDAVIFYAYTDKAAGAKGLSAFVVELKNFNGISTTDLDKMGSRSSPTGEIYLVDTKVPKENIIGKPGDGTKIVFGSLNQTRLSAAAGAVGLAQACLDVVTKYAMERKQFGQEIGKFQMNQDMVGQMNAEIEAARFLVYRAACTKDEGNLNNGLEVAQAKYFAGETAVKCANYAMRILGAYGYSTEYPVARYYRDAPTYTMVEGSANICKWIIAQDQLGIRKANR, from the coding sequence ATGGATTTTAAATTATCAGAAGAACTTCAAATGCTTAAAGACACGGTGCGTGATTTTGCAGATGAAAAAATCGCCCCGTTTGCTGATGAATGGGATATGAATCATTATTTCCCATATAATGAAGTTGTAAAGCCAATGGGAGAACTTGGCTTTTTTGGTACGGTCATTCCGGAAGAATACGGCGGTTCGGAAATGGGCTGGCTGGCTGCAATGATTGTAACAGAGGAAATAGCAAGGGGATCAAGCTCGCTGCGGGTTCAGGTCAATATGCAAACCCTTGGATGTGCTTACACAATCTATAAGTATGGTTCTGAAGAACTAAAAAAGAAATATATATCCAAACTTGTCAGTGCCGAGTATGTGGGCGGATTTGCAATAACGGAACCTGATGCCGGTTCGGATGTAATGGCCATTAAATCCATAGCGGAAGATAAAGGCGACCATTGGTTGCTAAACGGCTCCAAAACATGGATATCAAATGCCAATGTCGGAGATGCGGTAATCTTTTATGCCTATACCGATAAAGCCGCCGGGGCTAAGGGCCTTTCGGCGTTTGTTGTTGAGTTAAAGAATTTTAACGGTATTAGTACAACAGATCTGGATAAGATGGGTTCAAGATCTTCACCCACCGGAGAAATTTATCTTGTAGACACAAAAGTACCCAAAGAAAACATTATTGGAAAACCCGGCGACGGAACAAAGATCGTTTTCGGATCGCTTAATCAGACGCGTCTTTCTGCCGCAGCTGGAGCCGTCGGTCTTGCTCAGGCATGTCTTGATGTTGTGACAAAATATGCCATGGAAAGAAAACAGTTCGGCCAGGAAATCGGTAAATTCCAGATGAATCAGGATATGGTAGGCCAGATGAATGCAGAGATAGAGGCTGCCCGCTTTCTGGTTTATAGAGCGGCTTGCACAAAAGATGAAGGCAATTTGAATAACGGGCTTGAAGTGGCTCAGGCCAAGTATTTTGCCGGTGAAACTGCAGTTAAATGTGCAAACTATGCTATGCGTATTTTAGGTGCTTACGGTTATTCAACCGAATATCCAGTTGCCCGTTACTACAGAGATGCTCCGACATATACAATGGTCGAAGGATCGGCAAATATCTGCAAGTGGATAATAGCCCAGGATCAGCTTGGAATCAGAAAGGCAAACAGATAG
- a CDS encoding carboxymuconolactone decarboxylase family protein has translation MLEDDVFEKTKKTAALYFKDVEGERPYELWKSFDKKLANELSLFITGRMYAREKIPHTTRQLVTVAVLTVLSHLDELKLHIQAALNVGCAPEEIAEVIFQTSTYGGVPAMNSALKVLRAVLEEKGMWPIK, from the coding sequence ATCTTGGAAGACGATGTTTTTGAAAAAACGAAAAAAACCGCCGCTCTTTATTTTAAAGATGTAGAAGGAGAAAGGCCTTACGAGCTTTGGAAGTCTTTTGATAAAAAGCTTGCAAATGAACTTTCTCTTTTTATTACAGGGCGGATGTACGCAAGGGAAAAGATTCCCCATACCACAAGACAGCTTGTTACAGTTGCAGTGCTTACTGTTTTATCGCACCTTGATGAATTAAAACTTCATATACAGGCTGCGCTTAATGTCGGATGCGCTCCGGAAGAAATTGCTGAGGTAATATTTCAGACCAGTACTTACGGAGGTGTTCCGGCAATGAATTCGGCTTTGAAAGTATTAAGAGCTGTTCTGGAAGAAAAAGGAATGTGGCCTATTAAATGA
- a CDS encoding glutaconyl-CoA decarboxylase subunit alpha, whose protein sequence is MRPYFEKMPDLGRELTEGHKKSSKENVEQIKEVEKQIRDEVEKVKNAGFPTEKINQRGEMTVWQRLAYLVDPGTWCPLHTIYNPMNIPEGTTNVIDGIGKISGKWAVIIGFDNKVMAGAWLPGQSENILRVTDLSKRLNIPLVWLVNCSGVQLPEQEKFYGGRRGSGTPFYRHAELETMGIPVLAGIYGTNPAGGGYQGISPTVLFAHKNCNIAVGGGGILSGMSPKGNFDLEGAEALIAAAKQFKEKPPGSVDIHYNETGFFRYVFEEETGVLDGLKDYMRDMPAYNPKFFRVAEPKSPKYSTDDLYSLLPFNQKRTYDFKDILSRLVDGSEHMEYRPEYGPEVYTGICKVDGFPVGCIGNNQGFLREHYPEYAPYPGIGGKLYRQGLIKMNEFVTLCGRDRLPILWFQDTTGIDVGDLAEKAELLGLGQSLIYSIQQTDVPQILVVLRKGSAAAHYLMGGPTGNDHNAFTLGTATSEIYVMHGETAAAATYSRRLVKDKAAGKPLEPIIDKMNELAKKYYDYSRPDFCAKTGLLDEIVQLNELRKYLIAFAGSAYQNPKSICPQNHMILPRSIKG, encoded by the coding sequence ATGAGACCTTATTTTGAAAAAATGCCCGATTTAGGCAGAGAACTTACCGAAGGGCATAAAAAAAGCAGCAAGGAAAATGTTGAACAGATAAAAGAAGTTGAAAAACAAATCAGGGATGAGGTTGAAAAGGTAAAAAACGCGGGCTTCCCAACCGAAAAAATTAATCAGAGAGGCGAGATGACAGTCTGGCAAAGACTTGCATATCTGGTTGATCCTGGAACATGGTGCCCTCTGCACACCATATATAATCCTATGAATATCCCTGAGGGAACAACCAATGTCATTGATGGTATAGGAAAAATATCCGGCAAATGGGCGGTAATCATAGGGTTTGACAATAAAGTGATGGCAGGGGCATGGCTGCCGGGACAATCTGAAAATATACTTCGTGTGACTGATCTGTCAAAAAGACTTAATATCCCTCTTGTCTGGCTAGTAAACTGTAGCGGTGTCCAATTGCCCGAACAGGAAAAATTTTATGGAGGCCGTCGTGGCTCCGGAACACCATTTTACAGACATGCTGAGCTTGAAACAATGGGAATACCTGTTTTAGCCGGTATATATGGCACTAATCCGGCTGGAGGCGGCTACCAGGGAATAAGCCCTACTGTTTTATTTGCTCATAAAAATTGTAATATTGCGGTCGGAGGAGGAGGCATATTAAGCGGAATGTCACCCAAGGGTAATTTTGATTTAGAAGGTGCTGAAGCTTTGATAGCGGCTGCAAAGCAGTTTAAGGAAAAACCGCCCGGATCTGTTGATATTCATTATAATGAAACTGGCTTCTTCCGTTATGTTTTTGAAGAAGAAACAGGAGTACTGGATGGTCTTAAAGATTATATGAGAGACATGCCCGCATACAATCCAAAATTTTTCAGGGTGGCGGAACCTAAATCTCCTAAATATTCTACTGATGATCTCTACTCTTTACTTCCTTTCAATCAAAAAAGAACATATGATTTTAAAGATATCTTATCCCGTCTTGTTGATGGCAGTGAGCATATGGAATATCGTCCGGAATATGGCCCGGAAGTATATACAGGTATTTGCAAAGTTGATGGTTTTCCTGTTGGCTGTATAGGAAATAACCAGGGTTTTTTAAGGGAACATTATCCTGAATATGCCCCTTATCCGGGTATAGGCGGAAAGCTCTACAGGCAGGGGCTTATAAAGATGAACGAGTTTGTAACGCTTTGCGGCCGTGACAGGCTTCCTATCTTATGGTTTCAGGATACAACCGGAATCGACGTGGGCGATCTTGCAGAAAAAGCGGAACTTCTTGGCCTTGGTCAGTCTCTTATTTATTCCATACAGCAAACTGATGTTCCGCAAATTCTTGTTGTCTTAAGAAAGGGTTCGGCCGCAGCTCACTATCTTATGGGGGGCCCGACCGGAAACGATCATAATGCCTTCACGCTTGGAACAGCTACAAGTGAGATTTATGTTATGCATGGAGAAACAGCAGCAGCAGCCACATATTCGCGAAGACTGGTAAAAGACAAAGCTGCCGGAAAACCTCTTGAGCCGATTATAGATAAAATGAATGAGCTGGCAAAAAAATATTATGATTATTCAAGACCTGATTTTTGTGCAAAAACCGGACTTCTTGATGAAATTGTTCAGTTAAATGAATTAAGAAAATATCTTATAGCCTTTGCAGGTTCAGCATATCAGAATCCAAAATCAATCTGCCCGCAAAATCATATGATTTTGCCAAGAAGCATAAAAGGGTAA
- a CDS encoding NAD(P)H-dependent oxidoreductase, with translation MSKYNIAVFIGSLRQDSFNRKLANAIVKLAPSEFSFKQIQIGDLPLYNQDDDANQAESVKRLKNEIKGSDGLLFVTPEYNRSIPGVLKNAIDHASRPYGQSAWAKKPAGVIGASIGVIGTALAQQHLRNVLACLDVFVLGQPEAFIHVQDGLFDNTGDISADSKPFFQNWIDKYVEWVKKHAG, from the coding sequence ATGAGCAAATACAATATTGCCGTTTTCATAGGAAGCCTTCGTCAAGATTCATTCAATCGTAAATTAGCAAATGCTATAGTAAAGTTGGCTCCGTCAGAGTTTTCATTCAAACAAATTCAAATAGGCGATCTTCCGCTCTACAACCAGGATGATGACGCTAATCAAGCCGAATCCGTCAAACGTCTGAAAAACGAAATTAAAGGTTCCGATGGTCTTTTGTTCGTTACGCCGGAATATAACCGTTCAATACCCGGTGTGCTTAAGAATGCAATCGACCATGCTTCACGTCCTTATGGACAAAGCGCATGGGCAAAAAAGCCTGCCGGCGTAATAGGTGCTTCAATCGGAGTTATCGGTACAGCACTGGCGCAACAACATTTGCGTAATGTTCTTGCATGTCTGGATGTATTTGTTCTTGGCCAACCCGAAGCATTCATTCATGTACAAGATGGTTTGTTTGACAATACAGGTGATATAAGTGCAGACAGCAAACCGTTTTTTCAAAACTGGATAGACAAGTATGTCGAATGGGTTAAAAAGCATGCAGGCTGA
- a CDS encoding Fic family protein yields MFGGSTWIHPFLDGNGRVTRLMTHAYLKR; encoded by the coding sequence ATGTTTGGAGGATCAACATGGATTCATCCTTTTCTGGATGGCAATGGGAGAGTTACACGACTTATGACTCATGCCTACCTAAAAAGGTAA